DNA from Daucus carota subsp. sativus chromosome 1, DH1 v3.0, whole genome shotgun sequence:
AATCCTATTTAAGCAGCACATTGGGGAACGTATTTGATAAATCTACTACCCTCCTTTACCACAGTCACCTGTTTTCCCACCCATAAACTTTAACATCTTTAGAGGTTCTCTATATCTGAAATGGCAAAAAAAGGAGCAGGACGCAAAAGGGTTCCTATGGAGAAGATAGAGGACTCAAGTAAAGTTGGGGTTACCTTCTCAACACGACGGTCCGGCCTGTTTAAGAAGGCATGTGCGGTCCGCCATCTATGTGACTGTCATACCGCTATTGTTATCTTCTCACCGGAAAACAAAGTTTATTCTTTTGGTGAACCCTCAGCAGATGGGATTTTTAATTCCTTCATCGACGGTGACGCTATCCCTGCCGAAGAGAGCGATGTCCCACAGTTGATAGAAGGTTCTGATTTTGGTCAACTGATGGAAGAGATGACAGAATATGAAGGCATAGTCGAGGCAGAGAAAACTCGGGAAAATGGCTTTACTGAAGTGGAGAACGATCCTCAAGATGAGAATTCCTTGGGGAAATTGTGGTCAGCACCCGTGGAGGAACTAACATTGGCGGAGGCTGAAGACATGTTGGCGAAATTGGAGGAGTTTAAACCATCTGAAGACGATTCTAGCAGCCAACCTCAACAAGACACAAATATGTAGAATCTCTTGGCGTTATTTGCCGGACCAATTGATAACAATAAATACAGGGTtgtatttttatcaaaataaaaaaaaaattagtattatGTATGTTGGGGCCTTTTTTATTGATATGTGATAGCATAATGAAACATACTTGCTACATGAATAAGAAAACATCCCAATGAATATGACTGAGAAGCCAAATTAAGATTTTAAGCTCGTTTCTgtggtaatatattttgtaatacaGCCAACCCCAGTCCAGGTACaagttataaaataatttaatagtaAACCCTTTTTTTAACATATCACCCAATTTTGTTATCTTATGGATGTCGAAATTGACcttcttaatatatattttatatgcatttTCATACCTTGTGAGTGATATGTTAATTATTCAAAAGTAGCAAGCACAATAGGGAAAAATGTAGAAGAGCCATCAAGAATTTGCTAAAGCTAATGTTGTAGATATTTTTGTGGTGCAGCCAAAGCCATGTATAAGCACAGGACATCGATGTTCACCTATACATGGTGGCCAATATCTCCTAGACCTTGGCTAAAAATCCATGATTAGTGGAGTTTTTTGGTAGTGATCTTTGGTATATGGGTTCTTAAGAGGTAAAAAGGTTAAGGCTAAAAATATAGGATCTCTTGGCCTTATTTGCCCAACCAATTGATAACAATAAATACAGGGTTGTATCTTCAtcgaaattaaataatattaatattatatatgtacggGCCTTTTTTATTGTTATGTGATAACATAATGATACTTACTTGGTACATGTATCAGAAAACACACCAATGAATATGTGTATGAAGCCAATATTAAGATTTTAAGCTAGTTTCAGGACAGCCACCCCCAGTCCATATACAAGCTACACAATAATTTAATGCTAAACCCTTTTTTAAGTGGAAATTGACTtgcttaatatttattttatatgcatTTTCATACCTTGTGAGTGATACCTTAATTATTCAAAAGTAGCAAATACAATACAGAAAATGTAGAAGAGCCATCAAGAATTTGCTAAAGCTAATGTTGTAGATATTTTTGTAGTGCGGCCAAAGCCATGTCTAAGCACAAGGACATCCATGTTCACCTATACATGGGGGCCAACATTTCCTAGACCTTGGCTAAAAATCCATGATTAGTTGAGTTTTTTGGTAGTGATCTCTGGTATATGAGTTTTTCAAAAGTGAAAGGATAATGCTTGGTTAACATATTTGATTGTGCTCATCATCATATAGACAAAAGTGCATCCTGATTCATACAAGGAGTCTTCTTGTGACAAAAGCATAAATTGTTTCTTTGTTTCTCCAGTCTTCGGCTTTTCTTTCAGCTAGGAGATTATTTGATGTTTGAAACCCtgggaaaaatattttattttatattttttatgatcaaAATCTATTAAGTTAATTAGTAAAactgttggaataatcttaaatttagttattattatttatttaattatttgtttggtTATTTATTTGGAACATTAGTTTTAGATTGTAGTTAGATGTTTGTTGGAGTACTGTAGGAGGTATTGGAGGTATTGAGTCTATCAAACAGTAGAGTAGTAAGTATAGGAGAtttaggagatttattagaagtAGTAGAATACTATTAGGAGTTAGTACgtttgttttttaaatattgCATGTAATATCTTTTTTGAGAGGTAGAAGATGGAATACAAATCagttttatcttttattttttattttttatcctCAAAATATACTAAGTTAATTAGTAAAAATAACCCTATTAAGTGACTTCTTTTAGATTTAGCAATTTTAAGGAGTCCAAATCTATAGCTccaaaactaattaatattaactaAGGGATATAGTCATTTTTTCGATATAAACCATCACAAAATTGAAGTTTAGCAAAATatgacatatatatttatatttatttatttttaaatagatttcaAATATCTCCTTCTCACTGTtagttttatatcattttttctACTGAGCGAGACTGGGAACAAAAAGACTGTGaagaatataattttcatttcctAGTTGCCTTGTCAATGcatatataattaactttttaaaaaaatacattcaAGTAAATTGATGATTTCATTCTGGAACAATTGAGGTTGGTATTCATGACCTGTAGGTAGTGCAAACCTGTAGAGCTCACTGTTTTgatgtttttatgttttttaactCCATCTTTTTTATCCCAGTTTTATGCTATACTACTCCATAGGTTGCACCAGTTTAGGAACATTAGTTGCACCAGAGTGACTATAAATCTGTTAGACATGAATATGATAACTAGGAACCAGATAACTAGGCAACAGGAAGTTCTGCTTCTTGTCATATTAGCATAAAGTTTCTGTTTTGGATGACATTATCTCATTGCAATTGTATCAATATGATTTTATAGTTTCACAGTACATGGTTCATCTGACATTACTAACATGATTGCACATATCTGACCTTCTTTGCCACTTTTATTTTTCAGGCAATAAgtgcactacaagaaaaacggacATAACTGAccaataaaaccgaccgatcaCGGTGGTCGGAAATAAGGCACACATTTCCGATCGACATACCGACGAGACCAAACCGAGTATGATCGGAAAAGAAGAGGTCATTTACGACCGACGTCACCGACCGCCCGTAATCGGTCGGTGATAAGTGGTGTGGGTCTTTCTTCAGCTGACATGGACGCCGTGTCAGTAAAACACATTACCGACCGGCTCATTTCCGACCGGCTTGTGGTAGGTTTTATAGCAGACTATCTACAATTAATTGAGCCCTGAATTTCGTTTCCGACCAAAACATTTCCGACTGACTTATGTCATTTCCGACCAACCTGGGTGTGTTTAAAATAATTGGCCATCATTTAACTTGTTGTCGGCTGGTGATTGGCTGAGGGTGATGAGCTGTGGGGCCGCCGATACATTTCCGACCGGCTTATCTTTTAAGAGCAGTCGGAAATGACTTTACATAAAAGTTGTATTatgtaaaaacaaataaaccaaAGCAAACATGTACGACTCATGACTTAAATATTTACAagtaaattatatgataattattttttatgttggTTGTTTTAAAGACTGTGTTCTAAATATGTGTTAGTTTAAACATTTTTGTAGAATGACCCCTGTGAcaaatttttatcttatttataaagtaataattttgaaaattgcagaaaattttacataaaattattcttttgaaaaatcaaaattaaatctcGATATTCTACGGTTCACAATatttatctatctatatatatatatatatatatatatactcaaatTTTAGATATTGAATTTTGTATATCCTTTAATGACATTAAAATAGACTcatagaatttgaaaataatctGAAATTCGTAAatgaattcaaaaatatataaataaaatattaaatgcatTTAAAAGAAATGGGTATATCACACAAGAAAACACAAAAAAAGTTTAGAAGGAGGGTGATGAAAAGATCGAGATGATGAACACAAAATTTCATGGGATCTTTCCTCATTTAAAAGAAATGGGTATATCACTCCCAGAGGATTATTTCATGGATGATATTAGAAACCCAAGA
Protein-coding regions in this window:
- the LOC108220903 gene encoding agamous-like MADS-box protein AGL62 — translated: MAKKGAGRKRVPMEKIEDSSKVGVTFSTRRSGLFKKACAVRHLCDCHTAIVIFSPENKVYSFGEPSADGIFNSFIDGDAIPAEESDVPQLIEGSDFGQLMEEMTEYEGIVEAEKTRENGFTEVENDPQDENSLGKLWSAPVEELTLAEAEDMLAKLEEFKPSEDDSSSQPQQDTNM